A genomic region of Jeotgalibaca ciconiae contains the following coding sequences:
- a CDS encoding magnesium transporter CorA family protein: MKAFRLENQAYVSTDSIEEAELVLCEDPSQEEIDYLHNQYDIPLDFITDGLNRYMVPRKENYETDNHELIQLLLFLYPLVKIDEADRLEYQTLPLSIIILNGKMIMVYPKELPFLERTINQNNQSEESLFLLQILWQLTNEYVKAITRIDDVIENMEQNLVNSTKNEAFYKMISINKTLVYFETGITKNHEIIDQVYKKQQGVTEKLNNELLHDIRILSNQARVMRRESDEMISHLSEVFSSVISNNLNNIMKFLTSLTIVMTIPTIIGSYWGMNVSLPFEKNLFAFALLVFASIIIGILTVFWLKKKDYL; encoded by the coding sequence ATGAAAGCTTTTCGTTTGGAGAACCAAGCATACGTATCGACTGATTCTATAGAGGAAGCAGAATTAGTGTTGTGCGAAGACCCATCACAAGAAGAAATCGACTATTTACACAACCAATATGATATCCCGCTAGATTTTATAACAGATGGGTTAAATCGCTATATGGTTCCACGAAAAGAAAATTATGAGACAGATAATCATGAACTCATTCAGTTATTGCTCTTCCTTTATCCGCTTGTTAAAATCGATGAAGCAGACCGATTGGAATATCAGACATTACCATTATCCATCATTATTCTGAATGGAAAAATGATTATGGTATATCCAAAGGAACTTCCTTTTTTAGAAAGAACGATTAATCAAAATAATCAATCGGAAGAATCTTTATTTCTTTTACAAATTTTATGGCAGCTTACAAATGAATATGTTAAAGCAATTACAAGAATTGATGATGTTATTGAAAACATGGAGCAAAACCTTGTGAATAGTACTAAAAATGAAGCATTTTACAAGATGATTTCAATTAATAAAACACTGGTTTATTTCGAAACAGGGATTACGAAAAATCACGAGATTATCGACCAGGTTTATAAGAAACAACAAGGAGTGACAGAAAAACTGAATAATGAACTTCTGCACGATATCCGTATCTTATCAAACCAGGCAAGAGTAATGAGGAGAGAATCAGATGAAATGATTTCTCATTTAAGTGAAGTCTTTTCTAGCGTAATTTCAAATAATTTGAATAATATTATGAAGTTTCTGACATCTTTAACGATTGTAATGACAATCCCGACCATTATTGGCTCGTATTGGGGAATGAACGTAAGCTTACCATTTGAAAAAAACTTATTTGCATTTGCTTTATTAGTATTTGCTTCTATTATTATTGGGATTCTGACGGTTTTTTGGCTCAAAAAGAAAGATTACTTATAG